In Marinobacter salinisoli, the DNA window TAACCTGGTGGCCGTTCCGGAATTTTCGTTAAACCCACACCAGTGGTGCTATCCCGTGGTGGGCTGCCAGTCATACCGGGGATACTTCGAGCTTGACGGTGCCCGGGAAGAGCAGGCGCAGTTCCAGCAGTCCGGGCACGACACATTGATCGGAGGCGTCACCGCCTACTCAACGCTGGGCTGGTTTGACGACCCGCTGCACTCGGGATTCACTGCCCTGCCCGAAGACCGGATGATCGCACTGATGTTTCACGAACTGGCGCACCGGGTTGTGTACATCGGCGGCGACACGGCCTTCAATGAAAGCTTTGCCACCGCCGTCGAACTGGAGGGCCTGGCGCTCTGGGTAGCGCGGAACGGCAAGCCCGAATGGCTGGAACGCGCCGGCGAGCGTTTACAGCAACGAGAGCAAACCCTCGCTCTGGTGGAACAGGCCGCCACGCACCTGAACCAACTGTACCAGCGGGCGGATCAGCAACCCGACGATCAGCTCCGGGCCGAGAAAGCGCGACGGCTGGATCAACTCCTGGCGGATTACATTGAACTGTCAGAGCAGTGGCAGCAGCCCGGCCCGCTCGGCGCCAGGCCGGAAAGCCTGAACAACGCCCACCTGGCATTGTTCAGGCAATACAACCAGTACGTGCCAGGATTCCGCCAGCTGCTGAGGGACTACAACCACGATTTTCCCGCCTTCTACCAGGCCGTGGAAGACCTGGGTGCGCTGCCAAAGCCGGTGCGCGAACAACGCTTGATGGCGCTAGTCGAGCGGTTTGACGAACACCTTTGATTTGCGACGGGAGTTGTACGCAGCCAGTTTGGGGCCCGGCAACTCCTGCACGGTGGAGGGTTCGAATCCGCGCTCACGGAACCAATGCTCGGTTTGCGTGGTGAGCGCGAACAGTTTCCGCAAGGCCTGTCCGCGCGCAAGCTTCTCCACCATGGCCAGCAGTTCATCGCCGCGGCCGGCGCGGCGGTAGGCCGGATCGACCGCAAAGCACGAGAGCTCCCCGGCCTCTTCGTCCGGATACTGGTACAGCGCAGCACAACCCACAATGCTGCCATCGCGCTCCGCCACCACGAAACAATCGACCTCGGTTTCGAGCATCTCGCGCGAGCGCCGGATCAGCACCCCCTGTTCTTCCAGCGGCCGGATCAATTCAACAATGCCGCCAATGTCTTCCACCCGAGCCGGGCGGATCTGCTCGTATAAATCACCGCTGACCAGGGTGCCGGACCCGTCCCGGGTGAACAGCTCTTCCAGCAGGGCGCCATCGTCCCGATAGCTGATGATGTGCGCCCGACGGACGCCCTTAACGCAGGCATCACACGCGGCTCTCAGCAGCGTGGCGTTCTCGCTGGCCATGGTGTCCCGGGCCAGCCGATCCGACGCCTGACGGGCCGACAGCTCCCGGATCAGGGCGCCGTCGTTATCCAGCACACCCTGACCATCAATGAAGGCAATCAGCTTTTCAGCTTTCAACGCAGCCGCCACCTGGCTACCCACGTCCTCGTACGACAGGTTGAAGGCGTCGCCGGTCGGCGAGTAACCCAGTGGCGGCAACAGCACGATGTGACCCAGTTCGAGAAGGCTCTCGATACCCGCCACATCCACCCGACGCACTTTGCCGGTAAATCCGTAATCCGTGCCATCAAGCACACCCACCGGGCGGGCGACCACGTAATTGCCACTGCTGACCCGGATGCGCGCGTTGTGCATGGGGGAATTCACCAGCCCCATGGATAACTGGCTTTCCAGCGCTGCCCGCAAGCCTCCAACCGCTTCCAGAACCAACGGCAGATGTTGCTCCTCGGTGACCCTGAGGCCAAGGGAGAAGGTGGATGCCATGCCGGCGCCATCCAGACGCGCCTGAATCTGGGGCCGCGCCCCGAAAGCCACCACAAGACG includes these proteins:
- the argA gene encoding amino-acid N-acetyltransferase, whose protein sequence is MKSNDWLHGFRHSSPYINAHRGRTVVLTLPGDAIGHGNFINIIHDIALLCSLGVRLVVAFGARPQIQARLDGAGMASTFSLGLRVTEEQHLPLVLEAVGGLRAALESQLSMGLVNSPMHNARIRVSSGNYVVARPVGVLDGTDYGFTGKVRRVDVAGIESLLELGHIVLLPPLGYSPTGDAFNLSYEDVGSQVAAALKAEKLIAFIDGQGVLDNDGALIRELSARQASDRLARDTMASENATLLRAACDACVKGVRRAHIISYRDDGALLEELFTRDGSGTLVSGDLYEQIRPARVEDIGGIVELIRPLEEQGVLIRRSREMLETEVDCFVVAERDGSIVGCAALYQYPDEEAGELSCFAVDPAYRRAGRGDELLAMVEKLARGQALRKLFALTTQTEHWFRERGFEPSTVQELPGPKLAAYNSRRKSKVFVKPLD
- a CDS encoding aminopeptidase, with product MAGCTSLRYYSQAIGGHTSLMMSGDSVAALIARPDTDPDLRERLRLSQAARHFARDTLALPVGNAFDEYVELGRPWVVVNLVAVPEFSLNPHQWCYPVVGCQSYRGYFELDGAREEQAQFQQSGHDTLIGGVTAYSTLGWFDDPLHSGFTALPEDRMIALMFHELAHRVVYIGGDTAFNESFATAVELEGLALWVARNGKPEWLERAGERLQQREQTLALVEQAATHLNQLYQRADQQPDDQLRAEKARRLDQLLADYIELSEQWQQPGPLGARPESLNNAHLALFRQYNQYVPGFRQLLRDYNHDFPAFYQAVEDLGALPKPVREQRLMALVERFDEHL